The genomic interval TGCCCAGCTTGTCATCCGCTGGGACGGGCGCGTTGATGCCCGTGCCCACGACGATGGACCAGCGCGTGGGCAGCGCGTTGACGCGGCCCATGAGCAACTCGGCGACCAGCTGCTTGCCCGAAATCGTGATGAGGTTGGGGACCCGGCGGCGCTCCATCAGCGAGCCGTCCAGGTTCAGCAGCTCGAGGGTCAGCACTCCGTTCATGCCCTGCGTTTCCTTGCCGTTCATCACGCTCTCCCCACGTCGATTCCGTACCCGTTGTCACGCCGACCCGCTCACCCCAGGTCCAGCGCCAATCCCAATTCCACCGCGTCGCCGGTGATGGCCTTGATGCGCGCCCGTACATCCACCGCGCCTGGCAGGTCCGCGCGGGCCGTGACGCTCAGCTCCAGCACCTCGTCCACGCGAGGGTCTTCCTTGATGGCCTGGCGCACGTAGCGGCGCAGCAGGTCCAGGTTGGCGCGGTCCAGCGGCTCGCCGATGAGGTCCGCCACGCGGCTTCCATAGCGCTGGTGGCCCAGCTGGCTCAGGTGGCCGCGGTAGATGATGAGCCGCAGCGTCAGCGCCTGGACCAGGTTGTCCTTGCCGCTCACGGTGGTGGCGCCGCCGTGGTCGGTCCAATCGAGGTCCGCGCCACCCGACTCGGAGAAGGCCAGGCGCAGGTCGGTCTTGAGCTCGTTGGCCATCAGAGCAATCTCCCCGGGCCCGCCGTCGCTCCGGGCGAGCTGGGAATGCCCGGAGAGACCTTCAGGCGCGTCATCATCTGCGTGAGCGCATTGGACAGCGTTTCGGCCATGGCGCCCGCGAGGTCCGGAGCGTTCTCGCCCCGGATGCCACCGGCCTGGAGGAAGCTCAGCGCGATGGGCTGGAGCATGGGCTTGGCGGGAGCAGCGCCCATGAGGTTGCCTGGGGCCGACGTGGTGAACCCCGCGATGGCCATGCCCGGCGCCACCTTCACCTGTGTGGTGAAGAGAATCAGCGCCTGCTCCACCGTCTGCGCGATGGCCTTCGCCAGCGCGTCCCTTTGCTCGCCGTTGATCTTGTTCGAAGCCAGCAGGCCCTTGGCGATGGGCTCAATCTGGGAGGAGCCGGGGCCTCCCGCGGGCGGAGGCAACAACATGCCGGGTCCCACGGTGCTGCCTGAGCCTGGAGGCGGCGGCGCGGCGGCGGGAATGCCGGGAGAGACCATGGCCATGTTCACGAAGAGCATGAAGGCCTGGCCGCAGGTGTCGCCCAGCGCGGTGGCCAGGTCGGGGGCGTTCTCACCCCGGAGGCTCGCGGACTGCATGGCGCTCTTGGCGAGGCTGCCTATCTCGGATCCACTGGGCGCGGGCATGGTTACTTGGCCTTCACGTCCTTCGAGCCCTTGAGCGGAGCGCCGGTGAAGTAGCACTTGTGGCTCTGCTCGGTGATGACGCCGCTGCCGCTCTTGCCCAGGTCGATCTTGCCGGAGGCGTCCACCGTGCAGTCGGTGCACTTGAGCTCCACGTTGCCCTCCACCTCCAGCTTCAGGTCCGTCTTGCCCTTGATGGTGATGACGTCGTCCTGCTTCACCGTCACCACCGTCTCGCCCGCGGTGATGACCACCGACTGCTCCTGGTCGATGGCGATGGACGTCTTGCCACCGGGAGGCGACACGACGCGCCACTCATCCGCCTCGTGGATGGGCGGGTTGAGCTTGTCGGAGTAGAGGCGGCCGGTGATGACGGGGCGGTTGGGGTCGCCGTTGATGTACGTGATGACGACCAGGTCGCCGGCGTGCGGGGCGCTCACCATGCCGATGTGTGGCGTGGCGATGGGGACGCGGCGCAGCTCGAGGTTGCTCTCGCGCAGCTTCACGTTGCATTCGTGGTTGTGCTCGTCGCCATCCGCGTGAGGGAAGGCGCTCGTCACGACGCCGATGTCGCCCAGCTTCAGCGACGCCAGTTCATCCCGGATGATGGCGCGGAGGAGGGTGACCAGGTCGCTCATGTCGGGGCTCCCGAGGGAAGCGCCAGGTTTCCGCCACCGGTGAGGGACGCGCCCGCGACCAGCGCCTCACCGAGCTTCTTGAGGGTCTCCTTCACCTGGACCACGGACTCGCGAAGGGACTCGAGGGACTGCTGGGGCAGATAGCCCTGGAGGATGAGGGTGACGCCGGCGCGGAGCTTCTCGAGGACGACGGACGCGGCATGGGCCGCGCCAGCCAGCGGGGCGAGTGGCTCCAGCCCCATCTCCCGCATCTCGTCCTCGGACTTGTCGCCAATGGCCTTGAGCCCATCCAGCGCGGGGTCCAGGCTCTCGAGCAGCGCGGGGATGGCGGCGACCTGCTCCAGCTTGGCGATCCAGCTGATGATGAGGTCCAGGGCCTTGCCCAGCGCGTCGATGCCCACCTTCACGGGGGCGCCGATGCCGAACTGGCGTACGAGGGCGACGATGGCATTCACCGTGTCCGTCTTGAGCAGCTTGTCCACGGCGACGACGAGTCGGGTGATGCCGTCGACGATGTCGGCGGTCGTGGTGCTCACGGAAGTTTCTCCAGGTCCTTGAAGGGGCCGAGCGGGTCGAAGTTGCCGATGGCGCTGCCCAGCGCTCCGGCCTCCTTGCCCACGGCTTGAAGCTTGGCGAGGAAGTCGCTGGCGCCCGCGATGCCCTTGACGACGGCGAGCGCCGCGCCCAGGTCCAGGCCGGTCATCTCTTCCAGGATGCTGATGCCTTCGGTGGCGAGCTTCTCGATGAACTCACCGATGCTCCCCGCTTGGGAGAGCGACTGCACGAGGCCGATGATGGCGCCGGGGTTCACCTTGCCGAGCGCGCCCATGAGGCTTCCGAAGTTCTTGCCCGACAGCGAGCCCTTGGCGCTGTTGACCACCGAGCCCAGCTCGTCTGGAGAGAGGTGGGCGAGGAGGTCCGGGTTCGCGTCGACGGCGTCCATCAGCGACTCGGGGTTCTGGAGCACGCCCGCGGCGTCCGTGTTGCTCTTCGCCCAGTCCTGCGCGTCGCTGGCCACGGCGTCGTTCACCGCGCTGACGCCCGCGTCCTGGCTGGCGGGGGGCTCGACGTACTCCTTGACGCGCAGGAAGAAGCTGAAGCGGTTCTGGTGGCCGGCGAGCTGGCGCACCTGGAAGTCCGCGATGAGGACGTCGGTGAGGTCCGCGCCGGCGATGGCATCCGAGGCGAACGACATGGGCGTCGCCTTCGTCTGTGCTTGTCTCAATTCCTCCAGCGCGGCTTGAGGGTCCTCTCCGAGCAGGAGCCCCTCCATGACGACGGTGACGGGCTCGCGGCCCAGGTCCTGGAAGACGCTGCCGGCCTGACCGGGCACACGCTGCTGCACGAGGTTGCGCGCGTCCTCGGTGTAGATTTGCGTGAGCCCGACGAGCTCGATTTTTCCGATGCGGACGGGCATGTCAGAGTTCCATCCGGGTGGTGAAGCCCGTGCGGGCATTCAGGGTGTGGCGCACCGAGCGGACCCGGAGGACCACGCGGGACAGGAGCGATTCCACGGGGTGGCCTTCGGGGATGTCGTTCACCTGGATGAGGTCCCCCGGTTTCACGGCGGGAGCCCCGAGCACCTCGAGGAAGCCGTGCAAGGGGCGGGAGGCGAGGGCGGTGGTGCGGGCCTTGGCCTGGGTGGATGCGTCGTCACCGGAGCGCACCGCGCCGTCCTTCACTTCGCGAGACTGCTGTCCCGTGGAGCCCGTTCGCACCTTGCCGTTCGCGCCGAGCGCGGCCTTGCCGTGAATGGGGGCGAGGTCATCGACGAGCCAGTGCGCCTTCTTCTCGCCCTGGGAGCTGGCGGCGCCCTCGCCCCAGACCTCGAAGCCGTCGATGACGGTGAGCGGACGGCTGAGCTGGGTGCGGAGGACTTGGGAGCGATAGACGAAGGTGTGGTCGGCGCTGCCCTGCTTGGGCGCGGCGAAGTGGACCTTGCCCTGGCCATCCGTGAAGACATCGAAGCCGGCCTGCGCCGCCAACTGGTGGATGTGGCGCAGGGCCCGGGGGCCCCGGTGGAGGACGTAGCTGGCAAACGTGGGCCCATCCTCGATGGTGCCTGGCGTGGCGCCCGCCTTGTTGACGAGATCTCGAACGATGGAGCCCGCGGTCATTTGTTCGTAGGCGCCCGAGACATCGAGCCGCGCGAGCTTCGCGAGTGCATCACCGCCGAGCACGAGGGACGTGTCGGGGGCACCACGGGACTCCAGCACCTGGCCCGTGAAGACGGTGACGGCGCCGTCGCCGCCGTCGAGGGAGATGGTGGTGGCTTCGCCGGGAGGAGGGAGCGGGGAGTCGGAGGGAACCAGCTCCACGGAGCACCGTCCGCCCGCGCCGTCCATGGTCAACTCGCTCGTGATGGAGCGGACGAAGGCCTGTCCCTGGCGGGAGGAGTGAGAGGCTCGCAGCGAGCCGATGGTCACGGAGTATCCGATGCCGGCCATGTGCTCAGACCTCCATTCCGTGACGGCGAGCTGTCTCGCGAAGGATGTCCACCAGGGCGTCTTCCAACGTGCGGCGGTCCAACCCTGGCGCCGCGCTGTCGGAGCCAACCTGGACATTCACGTTGAAGGTATTGCGGACACCCGCGGACTCGTTCGCGGGTGCGCGGCTCGCGGTCTCCGAGGGCTGCGCCTGACGAGTGAGCTGCTCGGCGCGAGTCACCAGCGGAGCCAACTCCTGGGTCACCTGCCGCGCGAGTTGAGCGGTCGGGCTGGGAGGCGGGGGCGATGTGTCCGAGGGAGGCGCGAAGTGGAGCCGGGTCTTCGGTCGTGCGCCCGTGGCTGGGGCCCGTAAAGCCGAAGGTGTGGAGGTCGGTGAGAGCAGCCGCACGACGGGCCGTGGTGACGACGTGTTCTCGCGAGGGGCTTCGGGACGAGCGGACGACGCGGGAAGATTCGGTGAGCCGGCGGCGTGCGAGTCCTGAAGTGGCTCGGGCCCAGCGGCGGTTTGATACGAAATGGAGTGGGCGCCGGACGCGGCTGGAACGGTCGCGGGCCGCGAGGCGGCTGCGGGAGCGCTGGAGTGCGGCGGTGAGGGCAGAGGTGCTTCAAGCCGTTCGGCGGCCGAGCGAGCCGGAGCTTCCGAAGTGACCTCGTGACGAGGGACCGATGCGGCGAGAGGCTGCGCCGAGGAGGTGCTCTCGCTTCGAGCGGGATGCGGCACGGCAGCGGGCACGCCTTCGGCGGAAGGAGTCAGAGGGCGGAGCAGACGAACCACCTGTCGCTCAGGAGGTCGTGGAGGCGTCGCCTTGATGGAGATGCTCAATCCCGAAGGGATGGAGGAGGGCGCTGGAGCGGCCGCGTGATGCGAAAGCGCGTCTCCCGAAGTGACTCCAGTCTTGTCTTCACGGGGTTCCGCACGGGGCGAGAAGGTACTGGTTCCCCCCATGGGCCGATGGGGGGACGCACCGTGGGGGCCGACGGGTTCGCGCGACGTCGCAGGAGACACGACGGAGTCGGGACTCCGCGCGGGTGAGCTCGGCGCGAAAGGCACCGTGGGGACGGCCCTCTCTTTCATCACACGAGGTTCGGTGGCTGCGACCGGCGTCCGGCCAGTCGAGTCGTGCGAGTGTGACGCGTTCCTCGCCCGTTCTGGTGAATCGGCGGATGCACCGGTCCGCGCGGTATCGCTGTCGCGGTCAGTCGGACGCGGTGAGGTGACGGAGAGCGGCGAGGTTCCCGGCTCGATAGCGAGGCCGTCCTTCCGCATGACGCCGGAAGGCGCAGCAGCTCTCCTCGATGGATCAGGCGAAGTGCCTTCGGTCCGCATCGCCGTGGCCTCGGGCGCGTCCGACCTCATCTCGGACGAGGCACTCGATTGCGAAAGAGGCGGTGCTCCCATCGGTGCCGTCTCGCGTGATCGGACAACCTCGGACGTGGAGGCTTCGTCCGTCGCGATGGCTTGCTCCCGCGAGGCTTCCACGGGCGCGGAGGCCGGCACCGCGACGCCGAGCTGCCGGGCGACGACTTCGATGGCGCGGAACGCGGGGCGGGAGAGCCGTGAGGTCAGCTCGGCGGTGGTGAACGTCTTGCGCATCAGTCGTCCTCCACTTGAATGACCACCGCGTCGGGAAAGTCGGAGAGCCTCGGTGTCCGCCGCTGGGGTGTGGGAGCGGGGGCCTGTGGCTCGGTGAGTCGCAACATGGCGAGCAACCGGTCCACCTCGGCGGCGGGGGTTGCCCAGACCTGGGAGGGGGTCCATCCCAGGGCACGACAGAGCTTCAGGGTCACCTCGGCGAGGATGCGTGCCTCGGCTCCCGGGGTTCGAAGAGTCTGGTCTTCGTTCCGTTCATCCCCCGTGTTGATGGAGACCACGGCCTCCAGCAGCGCCGTGGTGCTGGCGCCATCGAGCGTGTCCAGGGGAACGGCCGGAACGATTTCCACGACAGACACCGCGAGCATGGCGCGCAGGTAGCGCTCCAGGTTCAGCTCGCGAGCACCGTCGGGCTCCAAGGTCAGACTCTCTTCCATCGCCCGGGCTCGCTCGGAGAACGTCCACGGACGAAGCCGTGCCCGCACATCTCCGGCCTGGACCCATCCCTCGGGAAGTGTCCCGAGTGAAGACTCACGGGCCCCGCCCAGGGCCCACCACAGCGCCAGCGGAGTCAGCTCCGAGAAGCGAGACTCCGGAACACCCGAGCCGCGCAGCACGTCCGAGGCGAACCCATCCGCGTCGAAGGTCATCCCCGAGACGTCGAGCCAGGCATGGACCCCCAGCGCCCGCAGGTGTGAGTCGAAGCTCCAGGGATGGAGCTGGAAGCGCTCGCCCGTGGAGGCCTCGACCTCCGGTGCCCCGGAGATGACTCCGGGGTGGAGGTGGAAGGTCTGGCCGTCGATCTCGATGGAGATCGCCGCCGCGCCGGCCTCCAGGTGTGGGCTCGCGGGCGCCTCCCTCACGGCTTATTCCTCGCGGAGCCGGGTCGCCGTGAAGGCGTACGTCGTGGCCGCGCTGCCGTGCGCGTCCATCTGGAAGGACTTGCCCTCGACGAAGCAGTCGTCGAACGACAGCGTCCGTGTGTCGTCGGTGCCCTCGGTGCGCTTGAGGTTGGCCACGAGCTGGAACTTGCCGCGTGCGTCGAGCAGCGCGTCCAGCTTCACGGCGGCGGAGCGGATGACCAATTCACCCACGACGGTGCGCAGGCCGAAGATGACGTCGACGCGCTCGTTGGAGCCGATGGCGCGGATGTCCTCGCGTTCGGTGACCACACGGAAGGCGATGGACTGGAGGCCTTCCACGGCCTCGCCGTCGACGAGGATGCTGCTACGGTTGGCGGAGAATACCGTTGGCATCTGGGTGGTTCCTCATCAGACCTGGACCGTGATGGTCGCGTAGATGTAGTCGATGGCGCGCACGGGTCTGACGGCCATGTTGACCCTCACGATTCCTTGCGCGAAGTCCTGTTGCGACGAGTAGACCTCCACCTTGAAGGCGGGGTCCTTTCCGTCGGTGGAGGGGACGATGGCGCCTTCCTTCTGCATCTGCACCAGCGCCTCCACCAGCTTCTGCTTCAGCGCGCTGCGTCCGTCCGCGTTGTTGAGCAGACCGATGAACAGGTCGCCCACCATCTTCAGCGTGCGCACCGCGCGGTCCGCCACGCGGCGGACGTTGATCTGATCTCCATCCGTGGTCAGTCCCCGCACGACGATGGTGCCGCGCCCGCGCTCGGTCACCACGGGGACGACGTAGGAGCGCAGGAGCGCCTTCTGCTCCTCCACGCTCAGCGAAATCTCGTTCAAGCCCGTCACGCGCTTGAAGGTCGGCGACTGGTGTGGCGTCAGGCTGCCCACCATGCCAGCCACCGCGCCCACCGAGCCATGCGGCGCGACGAGGACGAAGCGATCACTCACTAGGTTCGAGGCGAGCTGTCCATGCTCCTCCATCGTCCCGGTGAGGGGCACCTGTCCGAAGCCGATGCGCCCCTTGCTGTCGCCGCTCATGGCGTTGCAGTGGCTGATGACGTCGCCGTAGATGCGGGTGACCTTGGCGCGATCAGAGAAGTCCTGGACCGCGGCCATCACCAGGTCCACGTCTGGCTGGTCGCGCAGGCGGCCCAGGGCGGTGGCGTACTCTTCGGGCGTGGCGTCCTTGCCGGTCGCGAGCGTGTACGTGCCCTCGGTGGGCCAGCCCACGCCCTTCGTCGTGTCCACGCGAATGAAGGACGACGTGTCGAGCGAGGAGACCAGCGACGTCGCGTTGATGTTGCGCAGGGTCTCCGAGGCGCCGCTGGAGGGGTGGGTGACCTCCAGGTCGTAGGACACCGACTTGTCGATGTTGTTGCGGTAGGCGACCTTGATGGTGATGCCGTTGGCCCAGAGGCCCGGGGCGCGCGCCACGAAGGTGGCGCCGTACTTCTCACCCGAAGAGCCCGCGGGATACTTGCTGACGTCCGCCGCGATGGCGACCATCGCGCTCGCGCCAGCCGTCGCCGGCAAGGGCGAAATCACCAACTCGGAGACGCCGTTGTCCAGCGCCTGGCGGGCCTCCGGGAGGCTGTAGGCGCTGGCGCGCCCCGTGACCTCCAGGAAGCGCGACCAACTGCTCGCGCGGACGACCTTGCCCTGGGATGACTCCAAGAAGCCTGTGATTCCAAGAACCCCAGACGGTGCAAGCTGTTGGGGCAATACTTCCTTGACGACCGTCACTTGGACGCCAGGAATGATGAGACCTGTGGCCATACGCTCCCCGACCCTCGCGAGCGAGGGGGTGGAAAACCCTGCTCCGGGTGCAGGTTCCCTGGACCGCATACCTGGGCATACGCCCACCCCTCACGGGGCACGGTCCTATTCCAAGACATGACAATGAAAAGGACGTGCGCCGGGCCGTGACGGCACGCCAACTCCTGGCGGCGAGCGAAGACGCCCGCGACTCGCCAGGAGGCACGACAGACGACGGATGGGAGTGTCAGGGATTGGTGGCGGGGATCTGCACGCCCGTCTTCCTCAGCGCCGCGATGGTGGTCGCCGCGAGCTGGGAGACTTCGTTGATGAGCGCCTTG from Myxococcus stipitatus carries:
- a CDS encoding DUF2634 domain-containing protein codes for the protein MANELKTDLRLAFSESGGADLDWTDHGGATTVSGKDNLVQALTLRLIIYRGHLSQLGHQRYGSRVADLIGEPLDRANLDLLRRYVRQAIKEDPRVDEVLELSVTARADLPGAVDVRARIKAITGDAVELGLALDLG
- a CDS encoding phage baseplate assembly protein V — translated: MSDLVTLLRAIIRDELASLKLGDIGVVTSAFPHADGDEHNHECNVKLRESNLELRRVPIATPHIGMVSAPHAGDLVVITYINGDPNRPVITGRLYSDKLNPPIHEADEWRVVSPPGGKTSIAIDQEQSVVITAGETVVTVKQDDVITIKGKTDLKLEVEGNVELKCTDCTVDASGKIDLGKSGSGVITEQSHKCYFTGAPLKGSKDVKAK
- a CDS encoding DUF6046 domain-containing protein translates to MPVRIGKIELVGLTQIYTEDARNLVQQRVPGQAGSVFQDLGREPVTVVMEGLLLGEDPQAALEELRQAQTKATPMSFASDAIAGADLTDVLIADFQVRQLAGHQNRFSFFLRVKEYVEPPASQDAGVSAVNDAVASDAQDWAKSNTDAAGVLQNPESLMDAVDANPDLLAHLSPDELGSVVNSAKGSLSGKNFGSLMGALGKVNPGAIIGLVQSLSQAGSIGEFIEKLATEGISILEEMTGLDLGAALAVVKGIAGASDFLAKLQAVGKEAGALGSAIGNFDPLGPFKDLEKLP
- a CDS encoding phage tail sheath C-terminal domain-containing protein, giving the protein MESSQGKVVRASSWSRFLEVTGRASAYSLPEARQALDNGVSELVISPLPATAGASAMVAIAADVSKYPAGSSGEKYGATFVARAPGLWANGITIKVAYRNNIDKSVSYDLEVTHPSSGASETLRNINATSLVSSLDTSSFIRVDTTKGVGWPTEGTYTLATGKDATPEEYATALGRLRDQPDVDLVMAAVQDFSDRAKVTRIYGDVISHCNAMSGDSKGRIGFGQVPLTGTMEEHGQLASNLVSDRFVLVAPHGSVGAVAGMVGSLTPHQSPTFKRVTGLNEISLSVEEQKALLRSYVVPVVTERGRGTIVVRGLTTDGDQINVRRVADRAVRTLKMVGDLFIGLLNNADGRSALKQKLVEALVQMQKEGAIVPSTDGKDPAFKVEVYSSQQDFAQGIVRVNMAVRPVRAIDYIYATITVQV